The following proteins are encoded in a genomic region of Kosakonia oryzae:
- the pxpA gene encoding 5-oxoprolinase subunit PxpA produces MKIDLNADLGEGCGNDAALLKLVSSANIACGFHAGDAGTMLTCVREALRNGVAIGAHPSFPDRENFGRTAMQLPPETVYAQMLYQIGALAAMVRAEGGKLQHVKPHGMLYNQAANDAQLADAIAGAVHDVDADLILVGLAGSELIRAGKNWGLITRKEVFADRGYRSDGRLVPRSEPGALITDDNVALAQTLEMVLAGRVKSVDGEYVPVQAQTVCLHGDGEHALLFARRLHAAFTQRGVIISAR; encoded by the coding sequence ATGAAGATTGACTTAAACGCCGATCTTGGCGAAGGCTGCGGCAATGATGCTGCGTTGTTGAAACTGGTTTCGTCGGCCAATATCGCCTGCGGTTTTCATGCGGGCGATGCCGGGACGATGCTGACGTGCGTGCGCGAAGCGCTGCGTAACGGGGTCGCTATCGGCGCACATCCCTCGTTTCCCGATCGGGAAAACTTCGGTCGTACGGCGATGCAACTGCCGCCGGAAACCGTATATGCCCAGATGTTGTACCAAATCGGCGCACTGGCAGCGATGGTGCGTGCTGAGGGCGGTAAATTACAGCATGTGAAGCCCCACGGCATGTTATATAACCAGGCGGCAAATGATGCGCAACTGGCCGACGCTATCGCCGGTGCGGTACACGATGTTGATGCGGATTTGATTCTGGTCGGGCTGGCGGGCAGCGAGCTGATCCGCGCCGGGAAAAACTGGGGGCTGATCACCCGCAAGGAAGTGTTTGCCGATCGTGGCTATCGCAGCGATGGTCGGCTGGTACCACGCAGCGAGCCGGGCGCGTTGATTACTGATGACAATGTGGCGCTGGCGCAAACGCTGGAGATGGTGCTGGCAGGGCGTGTAAAAAGTGTTGATGGCGAGTATGTTCCCGTGCAGGCGCAAACGGTATGTCTGCACGGTGACGGTGAACATGCGTTACTGTTTGCCCGCCGTCTGCATGCTGCTTTTACCCAGCGTGGGGTGATCATTTCCGCGCGATAA
- the pxpC gene encoding 5-oxoprolinase subunit PxpC, with product MLKIIRAGIYTSLQGGKRTGLRQSGISYCGALDAPALQIGNALVGNAPDTAGLEITLGQFEAVFESRCWFALTGAGCEAKLDGKPVWTGWRFVAKAGQRLVLKRPLHGVRSYLAVAGGFALPEVLGSGSTDLKAAVGGLEGRLLRDGDTLPLVKPKRQFRTQQGVKQLLWGNRIRALPGPEYHEFATASQEAFWRLPWQISPQSNRMGYRLQGQPLLRTTSRELLSHGLLPGVIQVPSNGQPIVLMNDAQTTGGYPRIACIIEADMYHLAQIPLGQPVHFVQCSLDEALHARQDQHRYLEQLAWRLTHED from the coding sequence ATGTTGAAAATTATCCGCGCCGGTATTTACACCTCTTTGCAGGGGGGGAAGCGTACCGGCTTGCGCCAGTCCGGAATCAGCTATTGCGGCGCGCTGGACGCGCCTGCGCTGCAAATTGGCAATGCGCTGGTGGGCAATGCGCCCGATACGGCCGGGCTTGAGATCACGCTCGGCCAGTTCGAAGCCGTGTTCGAAAGCCGCTGCTGGTTTGCCCTGACTGGCGCCGGTTGTGAAGCGAAACTCGACGGTAAACCTGTGTGGACGGGCTGGCGTTTTGTGGCAAAAGCCGGGCAGCGGCTGGTGCTGAAACGCCCGCTGCACGGTGTGCGTAGCTATCTGGCGGTGGCGGGCGGTTTTGCGCTGCCGGAGGTGCTGGGTTCCGGGAGTACCGACCTGAAAGCCGCTGTCGGCGGGCTGGAAGGGCGCCTGTTACGTGATGGCGATACGCTGCCTCTGGTAAAACCGAAGCGGCAGTTTCGTACCCAGCAGGGCGTAAAACAACTGCTGTGGGGCAACCGTATTCGTGCGCTGCCGGGGCCGGAATATCACGAATTCGCCACGGCTTCGCAGGAAGCATTCTGGCGTCTGCCGTGGCAGATAAGCCCGCAGAGCAACCGCATGGGGTACCGTTTACAGGGGCAACCACTATTGCGTACGACCTCGCGCGAGCTGCTCTCCCACGGCTTATTACCCGGTGTTATACAGGTGCCATCAAATGGCCAACCGATTGTGCTGATGAATGATGCTCAGACAACCGGCGGATACCCGCGTATTGCCTGCATTATCGAGGCCGATATGTACCATCTGGCGCAAATTCCTCTTGGGCAGCCAGTGCATTTTGTTCAGTGTTCACTGGATGAAGCGCTGCATGCCCGCCAGGACCAACATCGTTACCTTGAACAACTGGCATGGAGGTTAACGCATGAAGATTGA
- the pxpB gene encoding 5-oxoprolinase subunit PxpB → MQRARCYLLGETAVVLELEPPVQLATQKRIWRLTQRLSTVPEVAEVIPGMNNITVVLRDPGTLALDAIERLQRWWEESEALEPESRAIEIPVLYGGDAGPDLGRVAEHCRMSEKQVVELHASVDYVVWFIGFQPGFPYLGGLPEVLATPRRAEPRVRVAAGSVGIGGAQTGIYPLETPGGWNLIGRTDLALFNPRLAEPSLLRPGDTLRFIPRKEGVC, encoded by the coding sequence GTGCAGCGAGCGCGTTGTTATTTATTAGGGGAAACCGCCGTGGTGCTGGAGCTGGAGCCTCCTGTACAGCTGGCGACGCAAAAGCGGATCTGGCGGCTGACGCAGCGGCTGTCGACGGTGCCGGAGGTGGCGGAAGTCATTCCGGGAATGAATAACATTACGGTTGTGCTGCGCGATCCGGGCACACTGGCGCTGGATGCCATTGAGCGCTTACAGCGCTGGTGGGAAGAGAGCGAGGCGCTGGAGCCGGAATCTCGCGCCATTGAGATCCCGGTGCTGTACGGCGGCGATGCCGGGCCGGATCTCGGACGGGTGGCGGAACATTGTCGGATGAGTGAAAAACAGGTAGTGGAGCTGCATGCCTCTGTTGATTACGTGGTCTGGTTTATTGGCTTCCAGCCGGGTTTTCCCTATCTGGGCGGCCTGCCGGAAGTGCTGGCCACGCCGCGCCGCGCTGAGCCGCGCGTTCGCGTGGCGGCCGGTTCTGTTGGTATTGGCGGCGCACAAACCGGTATTTATCCGCTGGAGACACCCGGCGGCTGGAACCTGATTGGACGCACTGATTTGGCGCTTTTTAACCCGCGTTTAGCGGAGCCTTCATTGCTGCGTCCTGGCGACACGCTGCGCTTCATTCCGCGCAAGGAGGGCGTATGTTGA
- a CDS encoding type 2 GTP cyclohydrolase I: MKNTELEKLINEKLNSAAFSDYGPNGLQVEGRETVQKIVTGVTASQALLDEAVRQQADAVIVHHGYFWKNEAPVILGMKRNRLKTLLANDINLYGWHLPLDAHPELGNNAQLAALLGITIQGEIEELLPWGELTMPVPGLELASWIEARLGRKPLWCGDTGPDVVKRIAWCTGGGQGFIDKAARFGVDAFITGEVSEQTIHSAREQGLHFYAAGHHATERGGIRALSEWLNTHTDLDVTFVDIPNPA, from the coding sequence ATGAAAAATACCGAACTGGAAAAACTGATTAACGAGAAGCTGAACAGTGCGGCATTCAGTGATTACGGCCCGAACGGCCTCCAGGTTGAAGGGCGGGAAACGGTGCAAAAAATTGTCACCGGCGTGACCGCCAGCCAGGCGTTGCTGGATGAAGCGGTGCGTCAGCAGGCGGACGCGGTCATTGTCCATCACGGCTATTTCTGGAAAAACGAAGCGCCGGTCATTCTGGGCATGAAGCGTAACCGCCTGAAAACGCTGCTGGCGAACGACATCAACCTGTATGGCTGGCATCTGCCGCTCGATGCGCACCCTGAGCTGGGCAATAACGCGCAACTGGCGGCGCTGCTCGGTATTACCATTCAGGGCGAAATCGAAGAGCTGTTGCCGTGGGGCGAACTCACGATGCCGGTACCGGGGCTGGAACTGGCTTCCTGGATCGAAGCGCGTCTGGGCCGTAAGCCGCTCTGGTGCGGCGATACCGGGCCGGATGTTGTGAAACGTATCGCCTGGTGTACCGGCGGCGGACAGGGTTTTATCGATAAAGCCGCCCGCTTTGGCGTGGATGCCTTTATCACCGGCGAGGTGTCGGAGCAGACCATTCACTCCGCGCGCGAGCAGGGGCTGCATTTCTACGCGGCGGGGCACCATGCCACCGAACGCGGCGGCATTCGCGCCCTGAGCGAGTGGCTGAATACCCATACCGATCTTGACGTCACGTTTGTGGATATTCCGAACCCGGCCTGA
- the phrB gene encoding deoxyribodipyrimidine photo-lyase has translation MTTHLVWFRADLRVHDNLALAAACRFPNVRVIALFIATPAQWQQHHMAPRQAALLNAHLNALQQALAEKGIPLLYREVDDFAACAQAIAQICASEQVSHLFYNYQYEFNERQRDAAVEKALPNVSCQGFDDSVMLAPGSVMTGNREMYKVFTPFKNAFLRRLKEELPECVAAPRAREGALPVAEPIALNYPQQPFDEQLFPADEKSAIARLRHFCQQQAAEYEQQRDFPAIEGTSRLSAALAIGALSPRQCLHRLLAEQPQALDGGSGAVWLNELIWREFYRHLMTFHPALCKYKPFIPWTDKVQWQENQQQLEAWQKGSTGFPIVDAAMRQLNSTGWMHNRLRMIAASFLVKDLLIDWRCGERYFISQLIDGDLAANNGGWQWAASTGTDAAPYFRIFNPTTQGERFDASGAFIRRWLPELQAVPEKHLHQPWAWADKQGLRLDYPRPIVDHKQARAATLAAYEAARKA, from the coding sequence ATGACCACCCATCTGGTCTGGTTTCGCGCGGATTTACGCGTACATGATAATCTTGCGCTCGCCGCCGCTTGCCGCTTTCCAAACGTCCGGGTTATTGCGCTTTTCATTGCCACGCCAGCGCAGTGGCAGCAGCATCACATGGCACCGCGCCAGGCGGCGCTGCTCAACGCTCATCTTAATGCGCTGCAACAAGCGCTGGCGGAGAAGGGCATTCCGCTGCTCTACCGCGAGGTGGATGATTTTGCTGCTTGCGCGCAGGCCATTGCCCAAATCTGTGCCAGCGAGCAGGTAAGCCATCTTTTTTATAACTATCAATATGAATTCAATGAACGCCAGCGTGATGCGGCGGTAGAAAAAGCGTTGCCGAACGTATCCTGCCAGGGGTTTGATGACAGCGTGATGCTGGCGCCGGGCAGCGTAATGACCGGCAATCGCGAGATGTATAAAGTCTTTACGCCGTTCAAAAACGCTTTTTTACGTCGGTTAAAAGAGGAACTGCCGGAATGCGTCGCCGCGCCGCGTGCGCGCGAAGGGGCGCTGCCCGTCGCTGAGCCGATCGCCCTTAACTACCCGCAGCAGCCGTTTGATGAACAGCTTTTCCCCGCCGATGAGAAAAGCGCGATTGCCCGGCTGCGCCATTTTTGCCAGCAGCAGGCGGCGGAGTACGAGCAGCAGCGTGATTTTCCGGCGATTGAAGGTACCAGCCGCCTCTCCGCCGCGCTGGCGATTGGCGCACTGTCGCCGCGCCAGTGTCTGCATCGTTTACTGGCCGAGCAGCCGCAGGCGCTCGATGGCGGAAGCGGCGCAGTATGGCTCAATGAGCTGATCTGGCGAGAGTTTTACCGTCATCTAATGACATTCCATCCGGCACTCTGCAAGTACAAGCCCTTTATCCCCTGGACCGATAAGGTACAGTGGCAGGAAAACCAACAGCAGCTTGAGGCCTGGCAAAAGGGCAGCACGGGCTTTCCGATTGTTGATGCCGCAATGCGCCAGTTGAACAGTACTGGCTGGATGCATAATCGGCTGCGGATGATCGCGGCAAGCTTTCTGGTCAAGGACTTACTTATCGACTGGCGCTGCGGAGAGCGCTATTTTATTTCTCAGTTGATCGATGGCGATCTGGCGGCAAACAATGGCGGCTGGCAGTGGGCAGCCTCAACAGGGACCGATGCAGCGCCTTATTTCCGCATTTTCAACCCCACCACGCAGGGGGAGCGCTTTGACGCCAGCGGCGCGTTTATTCGTCGCTGGCTACCTGAACTGCAAGCGGTGCCGGAAAAGCATCTCCATCAGCCCTGGGCGTGGGCGGATAAACAGGGGCTACGTCTCGATTATCCTCGCCCGATTGTCGACCATAAACAGGCGCGAGCCGCCACCCTGGCGGCGTATGAAGCCGCCCGTAAAGCGTAA
- a CDS encoding YbfA family protein codes for MNTYKAFPTHVVLMRRAFAILAGVLALPVMLFWKDRARFYSYLHRVWAKTSEKPVWMEQAEKVACDFY; via the coding sequence ATGAACACATATAAAGCGTTTCCGACACACGTTGTGTTGATGCGTCGCGCTTTCGCCATTCTGGCAGGCGTTCTGGCATTACCGGTGATGTTGTTCTGGAAAGATCGCGCACGTTTTTACAGCTACCTGCACCGCGTCTGGGCGAAAACCAGTGAAAAACCGGTGTGGATGGAGCAGGCCGAAAAAGTAGCCTGTGACTTTTATTAA
- the kdpF gene encoding K(+)-transporting ATPase subunit F, giving the protein MSAGVIIGIVLVFLLLGYLVYALINAEAF; this is encoded by the coding sequence GTGAGTGCAGGCGTGATAATCGGCATCGTGCTGGTTTTCCTGTTATTGGGCTACCTGGTTTATGCCCTCATTAACGCGGAGGCTTTCTGA
- the kdpA gene encoding potassium-transporting ATPase subunit KdpA — protein sequence MAAQAFLLVASFLLVLLILARPLGSLLAKLIAGQALPGTATIENILWRGLGIDTREMNWRHYLFAILWLNILGLVLLFAMLMLQGILPMNPQNLPGLSWHLALNTAVSFVSNTNWQSYAGESTLSYFSQMVGLTVQNFLSAATGIAVVFALIRAFARRSMDTLGNAWVDLTRITLWVLLPISLIIALFFIQQGVLQNFLPYQSYTSLEGVQHLMPMGPVASQEAIKMLGTNGGGFFNANSSHPFENPTALTNFVQMLAIFLIPAALCFAFGDAVADRRQGHMLLWAMSLIFVVCAGVVMWAEFQGNPHFLTLGGDSAINMEGKESRFGILASSLYAVVTTAASCGAVNAMHDSFTALGGMIPMWLMQIGEVVFGGVGSGLYGMLLFVLLAVFIAGLMIGRTPEFIGKKIDVREMKMTALAILVTPALVLLGTALAMMTDAGRSGMFNPGIHGFSEVLYAVSSAANNNGSAFGGLSANTPFWNCLLAFCMFFGRFGVIVPVMAIAGSLVGKKIQPASTGTLPTHGALFIGLLIGTVLLVGALTFVPALALGPVAEYLLF from the coding sequence ATGGCCGCTCAGGCGTTTCTTCTGGTCGCCAGCTTTTTGCTGGTGCTGCTTATTCTTGCGCGCCCGCTGGGATCGCTGCTGGCAAAACTGATTGCCGGACAGGCGCTGCCCGGTACGGCGACAATCGAAAATATACTCTGGCGTGGACTGGGTATAGATACCCGCGAAATGAACTGGCGGCACTATCTGTTCGCCATTCTGTGGCTGAATATACTCGGCCTTGTACTGCTGTTTGCCATGCTGATGTTGCAGGGTATTTTGCCAATGAACCCGCAAAACTTGCCCGGCCTCTCCTGGCATCTGGCGCTGAACACGGCGGTCAGCTTTGTCTCGAATACCAACTGGCAATCCTATGCCGGCGAAAGCACGCTGAGCTATTTCAGCCAGATGGTCGGGCTGACAGTACAAAACTTCCTCTCTGCAGCGACGGGGATTGCAGTGGTATTCGCGCTGATCCGCGCCTTTGCGCGCCGCAGCATGGATACGCTCGGTAATGCGTGGGTGGATCTCACCCGCATTACCCTGTGGGTGCTACTGCCGATTTCACTGATCATTGCCTTGTTCTTTATTCAGCAAGGCGTTCTGCAGAACTTTTTGCCTTATCAGTCTTACACCTCGCTGGAAGGCGTTCAGCACCTGATGCCGATGGGGCCAGTCGCGTCTCAGGAAGCGATCAAAATGCTCGGCACCAACGGCGGTGGTTTCTTCAATGCCAACTCTTCGCACCCGTTTGAAAACCCGACTGCATTGACCAACTTCGTGCAGATGCTGGCGATCTTCCTGATCCCGGCAGCGCTTTGCTTTGCTTTTGGCGATGCCGTGGCGGACCGTCGCCAGGGGCACATGCTGCTGTGGGCGATGTCGCTGATTTTCGTGGTCTGTGCCGGGGTGGTGATGTGGGCTGAGTTCCAGGGTAACCCGCACTTCCTGACGCTCGGTGGCGACAGCGCCATCAATATGGAAGGTAAAGAGAGTCGTTTTGGCATTCTGGCGAGCAGCCTGTATGCCGTGGTCACAACCGCCGCCTCATGCGGCGCGGTAAATGCCATGCATGACTCCTTTACCGCGCTGGGCGGCATGATCCCGATGTGGCTGATGCAGATTGGCGAAGTGGTGTTCGGCGGCGTGGGCTCGGGTCTCTACGGCATGCTGCTGTTCGTGCTGCTGGCGGTATTTATTGCCGGGTTGATGATTGGCCGTACGCCGGAGTTTATCGGCAAAAAAATCGATGTCCGCGAGATGAAAATGACCGCGCTGGCGATCCTCGTCACCCCGGCACTGGTGCTGCTTGGCACTGCGCTGGCGATGATGACCGACGCCGGGCGTAGCGGCATGTTTAACCCCGGCATTCACGGCTTTAGTGAAGTGCTATACGCCGTCTCGTCGGCAGCCAACAACAATGGTAGCGCCTTTGGCGGATTAAGCGCCAACACCCCGTTCTGGAACTGCCTGCTGGCGTTCTGCATGTTCTTCGGCCGTTTCGGTGTGATTGTTCCGGTGATGGCGATTGCTGGTTCACTGGTCGGCAAGAAAATCCAGCCCGCCAGCACTGGCACCCTGCCTACACACGGCGCGCTGTTTATCGGCCTGCTGATCGGCACAGTACTGCTGGTTGGCGCATTGACCTTTGTTCCTGCCCTGGCGCTTGGCCCGGTGGCGGAATACCTCTTATTTTGA